Proteins encoded in a region of the Pseudomonas denitrificans (nom. rej.) genome:
- the ccsA gene encoding cytochrome c biogenesis protein CcsA, producing MHLSLPWIAGPLAAVLTCLLLWLLPVVGNGLLWALAALIALGAIRQEWRGLVWLVGFGALCGACLALGLHLVADHFQLRYAWLYSSAALPTYLKFSNLWGGDEGTVLLLATFSMAIALKSAALPGWAGRGMALIAAWYVATAAWLGPFSATPADWLAAQSSQGMNAHLQTFWMSLHAPLILCAYAWVLAPAGAALEALGRGGHAYAWVMPRYSRRAWLILSAGIGVGMAWAMEDFTYGQLWHWDPVQTSAFIIWALLGAVLHGARRWRADGSYARLLPVLSLLAAAMACGAMAVTRSTVLASSHRYIGTTSWLSHLALAAILLALAAFHLLVGWRPRKRAGRRRGASDWTLDVAIYLFAGTGLLALGALLQAHLYEWLGVERPSELKPFFETLTAWATTAEMDSLRRAFDQWDVNGYGLAHWVVPLLAALGLMGGYSFLRRCGRPRLALLATLLMAAVMLWTGWHGGWLSDGYNGDGMLSQNIVRVLPWLDAALLGGAFLMGSCLLWGALTMWRSRRLGNLRYSGGLALVHGGAVIALVGGLAATALNSYQQISIPPGTSFEQWHAVIGGMQMRVSPDASRPDFSGYHAVAKVELRDGDRTLAGHALFQDSRGNPPAYQGPVRQLCEILDYHYARFASDRGYVLHPFIVRGWSGDLQIWVPASARLLKQPGDDIESVVVVRRFPFLSLVWIGLLTMLFGALLLPAGGALRQPDHTASQGVSRALSQS from the coding sequence ATGCACCTGTCGTTGCCGTGGATTGCGGGGCCGCTGGCTGCCGTGCTGACCTGCCTGTTGCTGTGGCTGCTGCCCGTCGTGGGCAATGGGCTGCTCTGGGCCCTGGCGGCGCTGATTGCCCTGGGCGCCATCCGCCAGGAGTGGCGCGGGCTGGTATGGCTGGTTGGCTTCGGCGCACTGTGCGGCGCCTGCCTGGCGCTTGGCCTGCACCTCGTGGCCGACCACTTCCAGCTGCGCTACGCCTGGCTCTACAGCAGCGCGGCGCTGCCGACGTATCTGAAGTTCTCCAACCTCTGGGGCGGCGACGAGGGCACGGTGCTGCTGCTGGCGACCTTCAGCATGGCTATTGCCCTGAAGAGCGCGGCGCTGCCGGGCTGGGCCGGGCGCGGCATGGCGCTGATCGCCGCCTGGTACGTCGCCACCGCCGCCTGGCTCGGGCCGTTCAGTGCGACGCCGGCGGACTGGCTGGCGGCGCAGTCGAGCCAGGGCATGAACGCCCATCTGCAGACCTTCTGGATGTCCCTGCACGCGCCGCTGATCCTCTGCGCCTATGCCTGGGTGCTGGCGCCGGCCGGTGCCGCGCTGGAAGCGCTGGGCCGGGGAGGGCACGCCTACGCGTGGGTGATGCCGCGCTACAGCCGCCGCGCCTGGCTGATCCTCAGCGCCGGTATCGGTGTCGGCATGGCCTGGGCCATGGAGGACTTCACCTACGGCCAGCTGTGGCACTGGGACCCGGTCCAGACCTCGGCCTTCATCATCTGGGCGCTGCTCGGCGCGGTGCTGCACGGCGCCCGCCGCTGGCGCGCGGACGGCTCATACGCGCGCCTGTTGCCGGTGCTCAGCCTGCTGGCGGCGGCCATGGCCTGCGGCGCCATGGCGGTCACCCGCAGCACGGTGCTCGCCAGCTCGCATCGCTACATCGGCACCACCTCCTGGCTCAGCCACCTGGCGCTGGCGGCGATCCTGCTGGCGCTCGCGGCGTTCCACCTGCTGGTTGGGTGGCGCCCGCGCAAGCGGGCAGGGCGGCGGCGCGGGGCGTCGGACTGGACCCTGGACGTGGCCATCTACCTGTTCGCCGGTACCGGCCTGCTGGCCCTCGGCGCGTTGCTCCAGGCGCACCTCTACGAGTGGCTGGGGGTGGAGCGGCCGAGCGAGTTGAAGCCCTTCTTCGAGACCCTGACTGCCTGGGCCACCACCGCCGAGATGGACAGCCTGCGCCGTGCCTTCGACCAGTGGGACGTCAACGGCTACGGCTTGGCGCACTGGGTAGTGCCGCTGCTGGCGGCGCTCGGCCTGATGGGCGGCTACAGCTTCCTGCGCCGTTGCGGGCGGCCCCGGCTGGCTTTGCTGGCGACCCTGCTGATGGCCGCCGTGATGCTCTGGACCGGCTGGCACGGCGGCTGGCTGAGCGACGGCTACAACGGCGACGGCATGCTCTCGCAGAACATCGTGCGGGTGCTGCCGTGGCTGGATGCGGCGCTGCTGGGCGGCGCCTTCCTGATGGGCAGTTGCCTGCTCTGGGGTGCGCTGACGATGTGGCGTAGCCGACGGCTCGGCAACCTGCGCTACAGCGGCGGGCTGGCGCTGGTGCACGGCGGCGCGGTGATCGCGCTGGTGGGCGGGCTGGCCGCCACGGCGCTGAACAGCTACCAGCAGATCAGCATCCCGCCGGGCACTTCCTTCGAACAATGGCACGCGGTGATCGGCGGCATGCAGATGCGTGTCTCGCCGGATGCCAGCCGGCCGGACTTCTCCGGCTACCACGCAGTGGCCAAGGTGGAGCTGCGTGATGGCGACCGCACGCTCGCCGGCCACGCGCTGTTCCAGGACAGCCGCGGCAACCCGCCGGCCTACCAGGGCCCGGTGCGCCAGCTCTGCGAAATCCTCGACTACCACTACGCGCGCTTCGCCTCGGATCGTGGCTACGTGCTGCATCCGTTCATCGTCCGCGGCTGGAGCGGCGACCTGCAGATCTGGGTGCCGGCTTCCGCTCGTCTGCTCAAGCAGCCCGGCGACGACATCGAGAGCGTCGTGGTGGTGCGCCGTTTTCCGTTCCTCTCGCTGGTCTGGATCGGCCTGCTGACCATGCTGTTCGGCGCCTTGTTGCTCCCGGCGGGCGGCGCTTTGCGCCAGCCGGACCATACTGCTTCGCAGGGTGTCTCACGGGCCCTGTCTCAGAGTTAG
- the peaA gene encoding quinohemoprotein amine dehydrogenase subunit alpha — translation MTRLRHYLGAGTLAALALALHQTAQAAPEGQAIINAKCQACHTPEGNNSLSRISHQRKTPEGWLMSIARMQVMYGLKITDEERRSVVKFLADKQGLAPSETEGVRYALERRLNTVEKFDTNFEQMCARCHSGARIALQRRPAAEWEKLVNFHLGRWPSLEYQALSRDRDWFDLAKKEMVPELAKRYPLDSKAWSDWQKNRPKAETLAGDWSFAGHMPGKGDLAGSMSVSKDGDDAFKVSVKGQYADGSPFSGEGSAVLYNGYEWRGAVTVGDVTMRQVFAALNGQMQGRMFDKAHDERGLDFVAAKDGTSHVLGVQPAYIKAGAETEVSVVGTGLKGKPSFGKGVEVVSVVSETPERVTVKVKASDAAAAGERDVTVGTAKGGSLAVYKDIAEVKVVPEFSISRIGGNGGSTPKVQGSFDAEAWGKGADGKPFRIGVFPAQWSVEPFDDRAKEDQDVKFAGAMDAATGIFTPGDAGPNPERKMMTNNAGNLKVIAAVDDAGQSHKGEGHMIVTVQRWNNPPIP, via the coding sequence ATGACACGACTTCGGCACTATCTGGGTGCCGGAACCCTGGCCGCACTGGCCCTTGCGCTCCACCAGACGGCCCAGGCCGCACCCGAAGGCCAGGCGATCATCAACGCCAAGTGCCAGGCGTGCCACACGCCCGAAGGCAACAATTCCCTCAGCCGCATCAGCCACCAGCGCAAGACCCCCGAAGGCTGGCTGATGAGCATCGCCCGCATGCAGGTGATGTACGGCCTGAAGATCACCGATGAGGAACGTCGCTCGGTGGTCAAGTTCCTCGCTGACAAGCAGGGCCTGGCGCCCAGCGAAACCGAAGGCGTGCGCTACGCCCTCGAGCGCCGGCTGAACACCGTTGAGAAATTCGATACGAACTTTGAGCAGATGTGCGCCCGCTGCCACTCGGGTGCGCGCATCGCCCTGCAGCGCCGCCCGGCGGCGGAGTGGGAGAAGCTGGTGAACTTCCACCTCGGCCGCTGGCCGTCGCTGGAATACCAGGCCCTGTCCCGCGACCGCGACTGGTTTGACCTGGCGAAGAAAGAGATGGTCCCGGAACTGGCCAAGCGCTACCCGCTGGACAGCAAGGCCTGGTCCGACTGGCAGAAGAACCGGCCCAAGGCCGAGACCCTGGCCGGCGACTGGAGCTTCGCCGGGCACATGCCGGGCAAGGGCGACCTGGCCGGCAGCATGAGCGTGAGCAAGGACGGCGACGACGCCTTCAAGGTCAGCGTGAAGGGCCAGTACGCCGACGGCTCGCCGTTCAGCGGCGAGGGCAGCGCGGTGCTCTACAACGGCTACGAGTGGCGTGGCGCGGTCACCGTCGGTGACGTGACCATGCGTCAGGTGTTCGCTGCACTGAATGGCCAGATGCAAGGGCGCATGTTCGACAAGGCCCACGATGAGCGCGGCCTGGACTTCGTCGCGGCGAAGGACGGCACCAGCCACGTGCTGGGCGTGCAGCCGGCCTACATCAAGGCGGGTGCGGAGACCGAAGTCAGCGTGGTCGGCACCGGCCTGAAGGGCAAGCCTTCGTTCGGCAAGGGCGTGGAAGTGGTGTCGGTGGTTTCCGAGACGCCCGAGCGCGTGACCGTCAAGGTCAAGGCCAGCGACGCGGCTGCCGCTGGCGAGCGCGATGTCACCGTGGGCACCGCCAAGGGCGGCAGCCTCGCGGTGTACAAGGACATCGCCGAAGTGAAGGTAGTGCCGGAGTTCTCCATCTCCCGCATCGGTGGCAATGGCGGCTCCACGCCCAAGGTCCAGGGCAGCTTCGATGCCGAGGCCTGGGGCAAGGGCGCCGACGGCAAGCCGTTCCGCATCGGCGTGTTCCCGGCGCAGTGGTCGGTCGAGCCTTTCGATGACCGCGCCAAGGAAGACCAGGATGTGAAGTTCGCCGGCGCGATGGACGCCGCCACCGGCATCTTCACCCCGGGTGACGCCGGCCCGAACCCGGAACGCAAGATGATGACCAACAACGCCGGCAACCTGAAGGTGATCGCCGCGGTGGACGACGCCGGCCAGTCGCACAAGGGCGAAGGGCACATGATCGTCACCGTGCAGCGTTGGAAC